CGACGTGCCGGTGACCTTTGAAAATCAGCTGACCGGTAAAACCGACGATCGCGGCCACTTACTGATCCCCTGGGTCAGCGCCTGGTATCCGTCGAAAGTGGCTATCGATCCGCTGGATCTGCCGCTGGATACGTCGATTCCACAGATTGAGTCACGCGTGGCGGTACGGGAAGGCAGCGGAACGCTGGTGAAATTCCCGGTGACGACGGTACGTTCAGCCAGCCTGACGCTGCTCGACGGACAACGGCAGCCGCTGCCAGTGGGTACACCGGTGACGGAAACCCACAGCGGGCAAACCACCATGGTCGGCTACGGCGGCAAAGTCTGGCTCAGCGGTCTGGCGGCCAGCAATGAGATCGTCGTTCAGCGGCCTCAGGGAAGCTGCCGTCACGGATTTACGATAGATGCGGCGGGAAAAACCGCCCCCCTGTTTGCCACCTTTGTCTGCCCGGACATTTCTTCAGCGGAAAAACAGCCATGAAAATGCACCCGATCCTGCGCCTTGTGCTTGCCGGCCTGCTTTTGCTGATAAGCGCTCAGAGCTATGCGGCCTGCAGCGCTTCATCAAGCACCTCGACCTTTGGCGGCATCAGCGCCTTTACCTTTGCCAGCAGCGCGCAAACCATTACCACCGGCAGCGGCTTCGCCTGCACCAGCGGCAGCCTGGTTTCACTGCTGGCGGAGAATACCGTTACCGCCACCATTAGCAGCTCGCAGCACCCGGTTGGGACATCGCCGCAGCTGTACAGCGCCACCGGTGCTTCGATCCCCTATTCGTTGTGTAAAGATGCCGCCTGCGGGACCACCTATAACGTTGGCAGCACCATTACCTGGACCGAACGTTCGCTGCTGGGCCTGCTTGGTCTGTTTAATGCCCCGGACAGCACGCTGCCGCTGTATCTGAGGTCGAGCGCCGGGATCAACATTCCGGCGGGGGTGTACACCGACACGTTGACGATAAACTGGCATTACAGTATCTGTTTTCTTGGCGTGCTGGGCCTGTGCGCCTACACCACCGGTGATGCCACCTCAACCATCACCGTGACGGTGACGGTGATTAATGACTGCTACATCGACAGCGCCCCGGATGTGGAATTTGCTTCCGCCGCGCTGCCGTCCGAGTTTAAAACCGTCAGCAGCGCACTGAGCGTTCGCTGCACGCTGAATGCCAGCTACAGCGTCAATCTGGCCAGCGCCACTCCCACCAGCGGTGACTGGCGTCAGATGGTCAGCACCAGCGGAAATAACTATTTGCAGTACCAGCTTTATCAGGCTGGAGGGGCGGCCTGGACCAGCACCAATAATCTCAGCCAGACCGGCAGCGGCACATCGCAAACCATCAACTATACGGCGACGATTAACCCAACCCAGGCCAGCCCGCCGGCGGGATCCTACAGCGATGTGGTCACCGTCACGGTGACCTATTGAGGAATATGCGCGTTCAGGGGAGTCGCATTAAAGGTGGAGCCAGCCCGCAATCAGCGCGTGCTGGAGCAGCGTGACGGTTTTACCGTCTTTAATACGCCCGTCTTTGATCATCGCCCAGGCGTCGGGGAAAGGGATTTCCATCACGTCGATATCTTCATCCTCAACGCCGCCCCCGGCATTGTCGCGCTGGGATTCACTGTATTGTGCCGCGAAGAAATGGATAAGCTCCGTGACGCCTCCGGGTGACATAAACAGCTCAAACAGCTTTTCGACTTCGCCGACTGCGTAGCCGGTTTCTTCAATGGCTTCTTTTCGGATGCAGTCCTCGGGGGAGTCGTTATCCAGCAGCCCGGCGCAGGTTTCAACCAGCATGCCGTCGGGATTACCGTTCACCCAGGTCGCAATTCGGAACTGGCGGGTCAGCACTACGCTGTTTTTCTCACGGTTGTAGAGCAGGATCGTCGCACCGTTGCCGCGATCGTAAACTTCGCGCTTATGGCGGATCACCGCGCCGTCTTTTGCGGTCAAATCGTAGGTAAAATTACGCAGGACGAACCAGTTTTCTGACAGGATTTTGTTTTTGATAATGTCGATCTTGGCTGACATACAGGCTCCGTGAAGGTATCGGGAGCCTGTCATCATAGAACGGGTACGGAGGGAAAACTATCTGAAACGCCGACCGGGCTAAAATCGGCACCGGCCGGGAAACAACGGAATTACTTCATCAATTTTTCCGCTGCGGAATGCTGCTCTTCTGACAGAGACTGGGCGCGCTTGCGCACGAAGAACCAGCCTGCGGTCAGCCAGATGGCAATCAGCGGAATCGACGCGATGGTGTAGGTCCCGTTCGGGTAGTCGAACGCCATCAGCACCAGCACGCTGAGCAGGAACAGCAGCGTCAGCCAGGACGTGAACGGCGCACCCGGCAGCTTGAAGCTGACGTCATCCGCTTTACCTTCCTTGATGGCTTTGCGCAGGCGCATCTGACAGACCACGATAAAGGCCCAGGAGGAGATAATCCCCAGCGCCGCTACGTTCAGCACGATCTCAAACACGCTGGCAGGAACGATGTAGTTCAGGTACACGCCAACGATGTAAACGCAGACGGTCACCAGGATACCGGCATACGGCACCTGAGAACGGCTCATTTTAGACAGGAACTGCGGCGCAGAACCGCCCATCGACATGGAGCGCAGAATACGGCCGGTAGCGTACAGGCCCGAGTTCAGGCTCGACAGCGCGGCGGTCAGGACCACGATGTTCATGATGCTGCCTACGTAAGGCACGCCCAGCTTGCTGAAGAAGGTCACGAACGGGCTCTGCCCTGCCTGATAGGCATTCCACGGCAGCAGCAGCACCAGCAGCACGACGGAGCCCACGTAGAACAGGCCGATACGCCAGATCACGCTGTTGATGGCTTTAGGCAGCATGGTTTTCGGGTCTTTACATTCCCCTGCTGCGGTGCCCACCAGCTCGATAGAGGCGAAGGCAAAGACCACACCCTGCACCAGCACCAGCGCCGGCATCAGGCCGTTAGGGAACATCCCGCCGTTGTCGGTGATCAGGTGGAAACCGGTCGCGTTGCCGTCCAGCGGCTTGCCGCTGCCGAGGAACACCACGCCCACCACCAGGAAGATGGCAATCGCCAGGACTTTAATCAGCGCAAACCAGAATTCCATTTCAGCGAACCAGCGAACGCCGATCATGTTCATGGTGCCCACGATGGCCAGTGCGCCAAGAGCAAAGACCCACTGCGGCACATCACCGAACGCGCCCCAGTAGTGCATGTAAAGGGCCACGGCGGTGATATCGACGATACCGGTCATGGCCCAGTTAACGAAGTACATCCAGCCGGCGACATAGGACGCTTTTTCGCCAAGGAATTCGCGGGAGTAAGAAACGAAGCTGCCGCTCGACGGGCGGTGTAATACCAGCTCACCCAGGGCGCGTAAAATGAAGAAGGAGAAGATACCACAGACTAAATAAACGATGGCCAGCGCGGGACCGGCGGCCTGTAAACGTGCGCCGGCGCCGAGAAACAGGCCCGTACCGATCGCACCACCGATAGCAATCATCTGAACGTGACGATTGTCCATCGCCTTGTTATAACCCGAATCCTGCGAATTTAACCAACGTCTTTTGGCGGCGCGCTTTTCTGCGCCCGATACTTTATCAGCTTTCATTTTCTGTCCTATTGTCCTGTCCACAAGTGATGCGGTTACCCGTCCTGGTATCCTGTTATTTTTTTATGCACCGACCAAACGATTGCGTCGGTTGCCGCAACTTTGATACTTACCCGGTGAACTGTAGTTATATTTAAAGACACTCGGGAAATTGTGGCGATGCATCCTAACCGTTCTGTCAGAACGACGCAAAAAATCCGCGGACGAAATCGTGAGGTTTTGTAATTTTTGTCGAGTGGCGCATAAAAAAACCGGTCACAATTTGCGACCGGCTAGTGATGGCACTAAGGACTACACAGGGACTACACAGGGACTACACAGGGACAGGGTTGCTACAGGGTAAAAATATTAACGATAAATCTCTGCGGTACCGCTCCACAGGCTGGAGTCACCCGGGGTATCAGCACGAACGACGCGATAGTGGCTGGCTCCAAGCTCCTCCGCTTTTTTTGCCAGCTGATGGGTTGCATCATCCAGCGAACCGCGGACACCGGAAACGGAAACGCTACCGATACTTTGCATATTCATGGCCTGGCTACCGTCAACCGGTGTGGCAGCCAGCGTAGAGAACGAGGTCGCAGCTAATAAGGTCGCCGCGATCAGTGCGGGTAATGTCTTGTTCATTATGGTGCTCCTCAAACTGTACGGGTTAGTTACGGGATTTATTATTACCAATACAATGAAAAGCAGAGTGAGGCGTGGGTAAAAGCATTAAAGCATTGTCAGCGCTGCGTAGCCTTACGCCAGCTAGTGTCAGGGAATGTACCGGAATAAGACGGATGTAACAGAAAATGCACCCCACACCCGGCTGACTTCAGATACCGCAGCGCTTTGGGTACAATACCCTTATTCAGATTAAGGACAACCGCATGCCGTCAGTAAAACGCTCCGTCACCCACAGCATTGCGCGCACGCTGTTCGCTATCGTGCTGCTGTCGGTTTTCTCCAGCGGGCTGGCGCTGCTGACGCTGTCGGGTAGCCTGCGCGATGCGGAAGCCATCAATCTTGCCGGTTCGCTGCGCATGCAAAGCTACCGGCTGGCGTGGGACATCACCTCGCGATCGTCTCAGCAGGCTGAGCATATCAGCCAGTATCAGCAGACGCTGATGGCCCCCGCATTACACTCGCTCGACCGGTTTTATGTTCCCGATGCCGTTCGCCAGCGCTATCACGATCTGCTTTCTTCCTGGCAGCGGCTTCAGCCTTCACTGATTTCCGACCAAACGGAGATAAATGCCGATCGTGTTACGCAGATAATCCATTCGGTAACGCAGATTGACCACTTTGTTCTGGCGCTGCAGCACTGGGCAGAGCTGAAAATGCGCATTGTGGCGCTGACCTGCCTGCTGGGGTTCACCGCTATCGCCCTGCTGGTGATCCTCACGCTGCGCCATATTCGCCTGAAAATCGTCGGGCCGCTCAGGCAGCTGCTGAGCGCCAGCGAAGCCGTTGAACAGACACATTTTACCCTGCCGCCGCTGAGTACCGATCTCGACAATGAGCTTGGCGTGCTGGCCCGGGCCTTTACCCGCATGTCCGGCGAGCTGGAGAAGTCGTGGACGGCAATGTCGCAAACCGTGCGGGCGAAAACGGAAAGCCTGACCCAGGCCAACCGCCGTCTGACCCTGCTTTACGCCTGCTCCCAGCGGCTCAGCCGCAGCGTGGAGGGCCGCGAAGCGTTTCAGCTGACTCTGGCTCTGGTGCGGCGCCATGAACGACTGAACAGTATTGCGTTTTCCGTACCTGACTTTGGCGAACTGAGCGCCGGGCACAGCGATCCGCAGCTGCCGTGGCATTCCATTCCACTTTACCTCAGCCACCAGCCGCAGCCCTGTGGCGTTCTGCGCTGGCAGGCGCACAGCAGCGAGCCGCGCCTGATGCAGGGTGTGGCTTCCCTGCTGATCCACGCACTGGAACTGTGGCAGGCACAGCAGCAGGTACAGACGTTGCTGCTGCTTGAGGAGCGGGCGACGATTGCCCGCGAGCTGCACGATTCGCTGGCGCAGTCGCTAACGTATCTGCGCATTCAGATTGCCCGACTGAAAAGAACGCTGGACCCGGACGCCGCGCAGGCGCAGTCGGTGGTGGCCGAGTTTGAACAGGCCCTGGTCGCCGCGAATCAGCAGCTGCGCGAACTGCTGACCACCTTCCGGCTGACCATCGAACCCGCCAGCCTGGCACGGGCGCTGGAACAGGTGGTGCTGCCTTTACGCCAGCAAAGCGACGCGCGCATTTTACTGCAGTGCGATAGTGACGGACAGCTGCAGGCCCAGCAGCAGATTCACGTGCTGCAGATCGTTCGCGAAGCGCTGTTGAATGCCATTCGCCACGCGCACGCAGAGGAAATTACCGTCAGCACCCGTCGCGGCGAACAGGGAGAGCTGACCCTCACCGTCGCTGACGATGGCGTGGGTATCGCCAGCCAGCAGGAGCCGCCGGATCATTACGGGCTGACCATCATGCGCGAGCGTGCGGCACGGCTGAACGGCACGCTGAGCATCACCCGCAGCGAAACCGGGGGCACCTGCGTGTCATTACATTTTATGCCGGTCACGGAAACCGTTTTTCCCGCTGCGGTCATCGCCGTTCCACCGTCCACACGCTCAGGGAGTGAAGCATGACCGGGACTATTTTTCGCGTATTGATTGTTGACGATCATCCGCTGATGCGCCGCGGGTTACATCAGCTTTTGCAGTTAGACAGCCGGTTTCAGGTGGTCGCAGAAGCGAGCAACGGCGCGGAGGCGGTGACGCTGGCGCGGCAAATGCAGCCGGACCTGGTCCTGCTGGATCTCAATATGAAGGGGCTTTCCGGGCTGGAAACCCTGCAGATACTGCGCAGTGAATCGATCCCCTGCCGGGTGGTGATCCTGACCGTTTCCGACAGCCGCAGCGACTTCTTCAGCCTGCTGGATGCGGGCGTTGACGGCTACCTGCTCAAGGACAGCGAGCCGGAGCAGATGCTGGCGCAGATTATTCACGTTGCCGAAGGCGGCCAGGCCTTCAGCGACACCCTGCAGCCCTGGCGCGAAGGCCGCGACTGGCAGGACAATCCTTTTGCTATTCTCACCGCCCGCGAACTGGACGTGCTGAAGGAGGTGGCGCGCGGCCTGTCGAATAAAGAAGTGTCGGAGAACCTGTCCATTTCCGAGCAAACGGTAAAAGTGCACATCCGCAGCCTGCTGCGCAAACTGAACGTGCGTTCCCGGGTAGCCGCCACGGTGCTCTGGCTGGAGTCTCAACCGTGACATAATGCGTCAGGCAGTAAATAAACCCCTGTAATTTTCCACGGTAATTTACACTTTCTCCTCAATTTCTCCACGATTTAGATCGGCCAGGCAGGTAAAGTGGTGAATCGATGGAGCCTGTTGAATCGGTTAATAAATCCGCTCCGCACCGGACGCCTCATTTCAGCGCCAAACGGATCTGGCTGGTGAATTCTTTTTCTTTCTATTCCGATAATCAGCTGCGGAGCTTGCAATGGCGAACTTTTTTATCGACCGCCCCATTTTTGCCTGGGTGCTGGCGATTATTCTCTGCCTTACCGGCGGCCTGGCGATTATGTCGCTACCGGTAGAACAGTATCCCGATCTGGCCCCGCCTAACGTTCGTATCACCGCAAACTACCCCGGAGCGTCTGCCGAAACGCTGGAAAATACCGTCACTCAGGTTATCGAGCAGAACATGACCGGCATCGACAACCTGATGTATATGTCGTCGCAGAGCAGCAATACCGGCCAGGCCACCATTACGCTGACCTTTGAAGCGGGCACCAATCCCGATGAAGCGCGCCAGCAGGTGCAGAACCAGCTGCAGACCGCGCTGCGAAAACTGCCTCAGGATGTGCAGTCCCAGGGCGTCACGGTGAATAAAACCGGGGACACCAATATTCTGATGGTGGCCTTCGTGTCCACCGACGGCAGTATGGACAAGCAGGATATCTCTGACTACGTGGCCAGTAATATCCAGGATCCGCTGAGCCGTATTGACGGCGTCGGCCAGGTGGATGCCTACGGATCTCAGTACGCGATGCGTATCTGGCTCGATCCCAACAAATTGATTAACTACTCGCTGACCACCGGCGATGTGGTCAGCGCCATTGAATCACAAAACAGTCAGGTCGCCGTGGGCCAGCTGGGCGGGCTGCCGTCCGTTGACCGGCAGGCGCTGAACGCCACCGTGAATTCCCAGTCGCTGCTGCAAACCCCACAGCAGTTCCGCGACATCACCCTGCGCGTTAATACCGACGGTTCCGTGGTCACCCTGGGCGATGTGGCCCAGGTGGAGCTGGGTGCCGAGAAATATGATTACCTCAGCCGCTATAACGGCATGGCCGCATCCGGGCTGGGCGTGAAGCTGGCTTCCGGCGCGAATGAACTGCAGACGGATACGCTGGTTCGCGCCCGCCTTGATGAACTGTCGCACTACTTCCCGCACGGGCTGGAAGCCAAAATCGCATTCGAAACCACGCCGTTCGTTAAGGCGTCGATTGAGGACGTGGTGAAAACGCTGTTTGAGGCGGTCCTGCTGGTGTTCCTGGTGATGTATCTGTTCCTGCAGAATTTCCGCGCCACGCTGATCCCGACCATTGCCGTGCCGGTGGTGCTGTTTGGCACCTTCGGCGTGCTCTATGCCTTCGGCTACAGCATCAACACCCTGACCATGTTTGCCATGGTGCTGGCAATCGGCCTGCTGGTGGATGATGCCATTGTGGTAGTGGAAAACGTTGAACGAATAATGAGTGAAGAAGGGCTCTCGCCGCGAGAGGCCACGCGTAAGTCGATGGGCCAGATTCAGGGCGCGCTGGTCGGTATTGCGCTGGTGCTGTCGGCGGTCTTTATCCCGATGGCCTTCTTCGGCGGCACCACTGGAGCAATTTACCGCCAGTTCTCGGTCACCATCGTGTCGGCCATGGTGCTGTCGGTGCTGGTGGCGATGATCCTCACCCCCGCCCTGTGCGCCACCCTGCTCAAGCCGCTCGAACAGGGGCATCATCACGGTCGCCGTGGATTCTTCGGCTGGTTTAACCGCATGTTTAATCGCAACGCGGAACGCTACGAGCGCGGCGTCGGGCGCATTCTGGCGAAGGGCGGCCGCTGGCTGGTGCTCTATCTGGCACTGATGGCTATTATGGCCTTCCTGTTCCTGCGCCTGCCAACCTCGTTCCTGCCGCTGGAAGATCGCGGGATTTTCACCACTCAGGTTCAGCTTCCGTCCGGTTCCACGCTGCAGCAGACCATGAAGGTGGTGCAGAAAGTTGAACACTACTATCTGACCTCAGAGAAAAATAACGTGGTGTCGGTATTTGCCACCGTCGGTGCCGGACCCGGCGGTAACGGGCAGAATGTGGCGCGTCTTTTCGTTCGTCTGAAAGACTGGAAGGAACGTACAGCCAGCGATAACTCCTCGTTTGCGATCATTGAACGGGCAACCAAAGCGTTTGAGAACATCACTGAAGCCCGCGTGATCGCCAGCAGCCCGTCCGCCATTACCGGGCTGGGCAACTCGGCCGGTTTTGATATGGAATTGCAGGATCACGCCGGGCTGGGTCATGCCGCCCTGATGAATGCCCGCGATACGCTGCTGGAAAAAGCCAAAAACAATGCGTCGCTGACCCGCGTGCGCCACAACGGACTGGACGACAGCCCGCAGCTGCGCATCGATATCGACCAGCGCAAAGCGCAGGCGCTGGGCGTGTCGCTCGACGATATTAACAGCACGCTGCAAACCGGCTGGGGGTCCACCTACGTCAACGACTTCCTCGATCGCGGCAGGGTGAAAAAAGTCTACGTTCAGGCGGCGGCGAAATACCGCATGCTGCCGGACGACATCAACAAATGGTACGTCAGAAACACCAGCGGGCAGATGGTGCCGTTCAGCGCCTTCGCCAGCTCGCGCTGGGAAACCGGTTCGCCGCGTCTGGAACGCTACAACGGCTATTCGGCGGTGGAGATCGTCGGGGAATCCGCAGCGGGCGTCAGCAACGGAACGGCAATGGACATTATGGAAAATCTGGTCAGTCAGTTGCCCACCGGCATCGGCCTGCAGTGGACGGGTGCCTCACTGCAGGAGCGTATGACCGGGGCACAGGCACCGGCACTGTATGCCCTCTCGCTGCTGGTGGTCTTCCTCTGCCTGGCCGCCCTCTATGAGAGCTGGTCTATTCCCTTCTCGGTGATGCTGGTGGTGCCGCTGGGGGTGATCGGCGCGCTGGTGGCCACCTGGCTGCGCGGGCTGGAAAATGACGTTTACTTCCAGGTCGGGCTGCTGACGGTGATCGGGCTGTCGGCGAAGAACGCCATTCTGATCGTTGAATTTGCCAATGAACTGAACACGCGTGGCCACGATTTAATTGAGGCGACACTTGAAGCATCCCGGCAGCGTCTGCGGCCTATCCTGATGACCTCGCTGGCGTTTATCTTCGGCGTGCTGCCGATGGCAACCAGCAGCGGTGCAGGCTCCAGCAGCCAGCATGCAGTAGGAACGGGGGTAATGGGAGGGATGATTTCAGCCACGGTGCTGGCCATCTTCTTTGTGCCGCTGTTCTTTATGCTGGTGCGGCGGCGCTTCCCACTAAAAGAAAAGCTTAAATAAACAAAAGGCAGCCGGATGGCTGCCTTTTTTAATACGGGTTACTGAAGATAAAGCTACCTGGTTTGCCACCGCGCTTTTCTCTAGCAGAACGAATTACTTACGTAACATCGCTTCGATAAAGTCTTTCCAGTTCCCTAGTTCTAAGTCGATCATCATTGCCTCTCTTTTTTGTGGGGCTATTTTAGAAGCAATATGGCGAGAAGAACAGACGGAGATCTCATTTACAGCAATTGAAGAAACCGTTCAGGATGGAATTTTGCAAGATATGTGCTATTGCGCACAATTTGTACAAGAGCAGACATTGGCCCCGCCGGGGGCCTCAGCCCGGTTACTTGAGGATGATGATTTTGTCGTAACCGCCGCTCTCGCTGTCGATATGCGTTTTGGCATCAGGATAGTCACGCATCACGGCTTCAACGACATGCGCAAAGTCGTCACAGCGGCTCTTTTTCTTCCGTGTGAGAATAATTGTGGACTGGGTCTCTTCCACCGTATGTACGGCAGACTCTTTCAAATAGTTCATGGTTCCCCTCCTCCTGAATAATGGGCCTTCACCCTGAAGATTTTTTGCTCGCAGCTATTATCCTGCTTTGCCTTCTTCCGAATATAGATGAATCCCACAAAAAACAGAAGGGTACGAGTGTCTGAGTTTTGCCCCGGGGCATCAAAAGTTCTGCCCTCTCTGCGATCTGTGATAACGGGCTGATTAATCGGCAAAGAAAACCACCGATAAACCTGCCGGTGGCCTGCCCGGCATCCGCGCCTCATTCCGCAAATTGTTCATCCGTTAATCACCACCCGATGGCGTTTTCGGACGCCAATCTGAGATGCACAAGGCGATCTGGCCCTCCCAACAGTGTGATTCTGTGGAATAATACCTCTCTGAACGTTTCCCGATGACAGGTAGAGCTTTATGACATCTGAAAATACGCAAAACACGCTGACCATGTACGGCATCAAAAACTGCGACACCATCAAAAAGGCACGCAGGTATCTGGAAGCCAGTAATACGGATTATCAATTCCACGATTATCGCGCCGACGGACTGGACGCGGCGCTGCTCGGCAAGTTTATTGCCGTTCTCGGCTGGGAGCCGTTGCTGAACACGCGCGGCACCACCTGGCGCAAACTGGACGAGGCGACGCGTGAAGCGGTGAATAATGCAGCAGCCGCACAGGAACTGATGCTGGCAATGCCCGCAATCATCAAACGCCCGTTGCTCTGCGCCGCGGACGGCTCTATGCTGCTGGGCTTCAGTGAAGCCACCTATCAGCAGTTTATTCAGGAGAAGTGTTAATTATGTATTGTCCGGTCATTGAGTTGACGCAGCAGCTTATTCGTCGCCCTTCCCTCAGCCCGGATGATGCCGGTTGCCAGGCCATTCTGATTGCGCGCCTTCAGGCGCTGGGTTTTACCGTTGAGCCAATGAACTTTGGCGATACCCTGAATTTCTGGGCATGGCGCGGTCAGGGCGAAACGCTGGCCTTTGCCGGACACACCGACGTGGTGCCAACCGGCGATGCCAACCGCTGGATCAACCCGCCGTTTGAACCCACCATCCGCGACGGCATGCTGTTTGGTCGCGGCGCGGCGGATATGAAAGGGTCGCTGGCAGCGATGGTGGTTGCCGCCGAGCGCTTTGTTGCCGCCCACCCGCAGCATAAAGGTCGCCTGGCCTTCCTGATCACCTCCGACGAAGAGGCCTCCGCCACAAACGGAACGGTCAAAGTGGTTGAAGCGCTGATGGCGCGCAACGAGCGCCTGGACTACTGCCTGGTCGGTGAGCCTTCCAGCACCGAAGTGGTCGGCGACGTGGTGAAAAACGGTCGTCGCGGTTCGATTACCGCCAATCTGACGCTTCACGGCGTACAGGGGCACGTGGCCTATCCGCACCTCGCCGATAACCCGGTGCATCGTGCGCTGCCCGCGCTGAACGAACTGGTCGCTACCGAATGGGATCGCGGCAACGAGTTCTTCCCCCCTACCAGCATGCAGATTGCCAACGTGCAGGCGGGGACCGGCAGCAACAACGTGATTCCGGGCGATTTCTTCGTGCAGTTTAACTTCCGCTTCAGCACCGAACTGACCGATGCGCTGATCAAACAGCGGGTACAGGAGCTGCTCGATCGCCACCAGCTGCGCTACAGCATTGAGTGGAAGCTTTCCGGCCAGCCGTTCCTGACTTCACGCGGCAAGCTGGTGGATGCGGTGGTTAACGCGGTTGAGCACTATAATGAGATCAGGCCGCAGCTTGAAACGACCGGCGGTACCTCTGACGGGCGCTTTATTGCCCGTATGGGCGCGCAGGTGGTAGAGCTTGGACCGGTGAACGCCAGCATTCACAAGATCAACGAGTGCGTGAAGGCCGCCGATCTCCAGCTGCTGAGCCGCATGTACCAGCGCATTATGGAACAGCTGATCGCGTAAGCGTTCTGAGGTGAGGATATGGAATTTTTTAAAGAGTACTGGTGGATCCTGGTGATCCTGCTGATGGTCGGCATTCTGATGAACGTCTATAAAGACCTGAAGCGCATCGATCATAAAAAGTTTCTGGATAACAAGCCGGAGCTGCCGCCTCATCGCGACTTCAACCACAAGTGGGATGATGAAGACGACTGGCCGAAGAAGAAGTAACCTGCCCTTCACTCAAATCTGCATCTGAAAAACGCCAAACGGCTCTGGAATCGCTTCCAGAGCCGCTATTGACATGCTCATAATTCAACCTATCCTGTAGTTACAGGAATGTTGTTACATGGAGCAAGGATGTCCATTTTACACATGCACAATGGGTACCCCTATGAGTGGGATATCGAAAAAGCCAGACAGAATTTGCACAAACATAGCGTCAGTTTTGAATTGGCCTGCGAAGTTTTTGACGACCGAGATATCCTTTCGGTCAGGGATTACACGGAGAACTACCAAGAAGAAAGATGGCAGCATCTTGGAAGGGTCAGAGGCTGCACGCTGCTGTTGGTTGTCAGCACCGACCGTGAAAATCGCATTCGAATCATCTCCGCCCGCAAAGCCGTGTCAAAAGAGATTAAGAGGTACGAGCAATGGTAACCAAGCAGCATCAAATTGATCGATTACTGCAGCTCAAAGATGAGGATATTAACTGCCAGGATGCTCCCGTTCTCTCGGATAATGAGTGGGCTACAGCGGAACGCGGTAGATTTTACCGTCCTCGTAAAGTGCAGAAAACAATACGCATTGATGCCGATGTAATTCACTGGCTTGAAAGCCAGGGTCCCG
The sequence above is a segment of the Erwinia sp. SLM-02 genome. Coding sequences within it:
- a CDS encoding BrnA antitoxin family protein — protein: MVTKQHQIDRLLQLKDEDINCQDAPVLSDNEWATAERGRFYRPRKVQKTIRIDADVIHWLESQGPGYQTRINKILREAMISDIK
- a CDS encoding BrnT family toxin — translated: MSILHMHNGYPYEWDIEKARQNLHKHSVSFELACEVFDDRDILSVRDYTENYQEERWQHLGRVRGCTLLLVVSTDRENRIRIISARKAVSKEIKRYEQW
- the ypfM gene encoding protein YpfM; the encoded protein is MIDLELGNWKDFIEAMLRK
- a CDS encoding YpfN family protein; translation: MEFFKEYWWILVILLMVGILMNVYKDLKRIDHKKFLDNKPELPPHRDFNHKWDDEDDWPKKK
- a CDS encoding ArsC family reductase encodes the protein MTSENTQNTLTMYGIKNCDTIKKARRYLEASNTDYQFHDYRADGLDAALLGKFIAVLGWEPLLNTRGTTWRKLDEATREAVNNAAAAQELMLAMPAIIKRPLLCAADGSMLLGFSEATYQQFIQEKC
- the dapE gene encoding succinyl-diaminopimelate desuccinylase; the encoded protein is MYCPVIELTQQLIRRPSLSPDDAGCQAILIARLQALGFTVEPMNFGDTLNFWAWRGQGETLAFAGHTDVVPTGDANRWINPPFEPTIRDGMLFGRGAADMKGSLAAMVVAAERFVAAHPQHKGRLAFLITSDEEASATNGTVKVVEALMARNERLDYCLVGEPSSTEVVGDVVKNGRRGSITANLTLHGVQGHVAYPHLADNPVHRALPALNELVATEWDRGNEFFPPTSMQIANVQAGTGSNNVIPGDFFVQFNFRFSTELTDALIKQRVQELLDRHQLRYSIEWKLSGQPFLTSRGKLVDAVVNAVEHYNEIRPQLETTGGTSDGRFIARMGAQVVELGPVNASIHKINECVKAADLQLLSRMYQRIMEQLIA
- the acrD gene encoding multidrug efflux RND transporter permease AcrD; protein product: MANFFIDRPIFAWVLAIILCLTGGLAIMSLPVEQYPDLAPPNVRITANYPGASAETLENTVTQVIEQNMTGIDNLMYMSSQSSNTGQATITLTFEAGTNPDEARQQVQNQLQTALRKLPQDVQSQGVTVNKTGDTNILMVAFVSTDGSMDKQDISDYVASNIQDPLSRIDGVGQVDAYGSQYAMRIWLDPNKLINYSLTTGDVVSAIESQNSQVAVGQLGGLPSVDRQALNATVNSQSLLQTPQQFRDITLRVNTDGSVVTLGDVAQVELGAEKYDYLSRYNGMAASGLGVKLASGANELQTDTLVRARLDELSHYFPHGLEAKIAFETTPFVKASIEDVVKTLFEAVLLVFLVMYLFLQNFRATLIPTIAVPVVLFGTFGVLYAFGYSINTLTMFAMVLAIGLLVDDAIVVVENVERIMSEEGLSPREATRKSMGQIQGALVGIALVLSAVFIPMAFFGGTTGAIYRQFSVTIVSAMVLSVLVAMILTPALCATLLKPLEQGHHHGRRGFFGWFNRMFNRNAERYERGVGRILAKGGRWLVLYLALMAIMAFLFLRLPTSFLPLEDRGIFTTQVQLPSGSTLQQTMKVVQKVEHYYLTSEKNNVVSVFATVGAGPGGNGQNVARLFVRLKDWKERTASDNSSFAIIERATKAFENITEARVIASSPSAITGLGNSAGFDMELQDHAGLGHAALMNARDTLLEKAKNNASLTRVRHNGLDDSPQLRIDIDQRKAQALGVSLDDINSTLQTGWGSTYVNDFLDRGRVKKVYVQAAAKYRMLPDDINKWYVRNTSGQMVPFSAFASSRWETGSPRLERYNGYSAVEIVGESAAGVSNGTAMDIMENLVSQLPTGIGLQWTGASLQERMTGAQAPALYALSLLVVFLCLAALYESWSIPFSVMLVVPLGVIGALVATWLRGLENDVYFQVGLLTVIGLSAKNAILIVEFANELNTRGHDLIEATLEASRQRLRPILMTSLAFIFGVLPMATSSGAGSSSQHAVGTGVMGGMISATVLAIFFVPLFFMLVRRRFPLKEKLK